Genomic DNA from Aphanothece sacrum FPU1:
TATTACTAAAATGAGGTTCTCCATAAGGATCACCTTGGGTTGCTTTTCCCGAAAAGCTTTGACCTCTTTCATATTTTTCATCTTTTAGCCATCCATTTTCTATCTCTTGGTTATCACAATCTTTACCCCAAGTTTTATATTTCTCAATACAACCATCTTTAGAAAATAAAAATACTGAAATAACTTGAGGATTTAAAACTGCTCTAATTTTATTAAAAGTTTGATTAATTATGTCATCTAAAGTTTGTTTAAAAATTTTGTCTACAAGTTGTTCTTGTTCTTGTAGTGTTTTCTCACCAACTTTTTTCTCAATTTCTGTAGAATCTACTGATGATGTCTCTTGAAGTAATAAATTCCCAAATTTTCTGAGTGCTATTAAATCTCCCAGTAATTTTTCTGATGAAGATGGAATAGATGGCTTAGCTTGTCCCATGACGCTTAGATTTCGATGTATATAAGATATCTTTTTTCTCATGGTACTATATAATCCATATATATACAACCTAATTTAAGGATCTTAATATAAGAAGTTAAGGAGACAAAACTTACTCAGGAAGGGTAAAAGCTAGACATTAAGATTTGATAAGTTAATTTGTTGTTTCGCAAGTCTTGCTGCTTTTACTAACTGATTCTGGGTTTTCTGAAAAGATTTATCCCATTTTAATTCATCTTCAAGATCAGCAATATATTCTCGTAAATGCTCAATAATTCGCTCTTGTTGTGCATCAGGTAAAGATTCTAGAATTCTAACAACCGTTGTTATATTTTCCCTTGACATTTTCACCCTCAATAGTAAGACTTAATAGGATACTTGAATAATAACATCTACTACTTAGGTTTACAAAAAAATAGGGTGGACATTGCCCACCCTACTAATAATTGGTATAATGCTTAATTAACGACCAATTCCCACGTAACGGAAACCTGCTTGTTCTAATTTAGAACGCTCTAAGAAATTACGACCATCAATAATAACTGGATTGATCATTAAACTGGCCATTTTTCCATAATTAAGCGTTAAAAATGCTTGCCAATCAGTCACTAATACCAAAGCATCACAACTATCTGCTAACATTTCGGGATCAGTTTCAATAATAACCCCAGATAATCCATGACTCATCCCAGATTGAGAGACAATAGGATCATAAGCTTTAACTTTTGCCCCTAAACGATTGAGTTGTTCAATAATAATTAAAGAAGGAGCATCCCGCATATCATCAGTGTCAGGTTTAAAGGTTAATCCTAACAATCCGATGGTTTTTCCTTTCAAAATTTTCAGTTCTTGTTGTAATTTTTCAACCGCAATTAATCGTTGACGTTTGTTAACTTGTACTGCCGCATTTAAAAGTTCGGTTTCATAACCATAATCTGTTGCAGTGTGAATCAAAGCTAACACATCTTTCGGAAAACATGAGCCTCCCCAACCAATTCCAGCTTGCAAGAATTTATTGCCAATACGACTATCTAACCCGATACCTTTTGCTACTTGAGTAACATCAGCCCCAACGCGATCGCAAATATTAGCTACTTCATTAATAAAGCTAATTTTAGTAGCTAAAAACGCATTAGCTGCATATTTTATCATTTCGGCCGAGTTTAAGTCTGTGACAACAACAGGAACAGGAGGTAAGCTTATATCATCCCCAAATTTACGCTCAACTAAGGGAGAATAAAGTTGTTGCATCATAGCGATCGCTTTATCATTATTACTGCCTAAAACGATACGATCAGGGTTAAAAGTATCATAAACTGCTGAACCTTCTCGTAAAAATTCCGGGTTACTAACTACATCAAATTCTGGGGTTATATTACTATTTTTTTGTTCATTAAACCCGTCAAGAACAATCATTCTTACCCAGTCCCCCGAACCAATAGGAACGGTAGACTTATTAACAATAACTTTATAACCTCCATTTAAGTTAGAACCGATACCTCGGGCCACTGCTTCGACATAACGAGTATCGCTTTCTCCATTGGGTAAAGCAGGGGTTCCGACGGCAATAAATAAGATTTCCCCATGAGCAACCCCGGCCGCTAAATCTGAGGTAAATTCTAATTTTCCTGATTCAGTACAACCCTGCATCAAATCCGAGAGTCCGGGTTCATAAATAGGGGACTGACCAGATTTCATTAACTTGATTTTTTCTTCGTTATTATCAACACAAATAACATGATGACCAATATGAGCTAAACAAACTCCGGTTACTAATCCCACATAACCTGTTCCGATAACACAAACGCGCATGATTTTTTATCCTCTAGTTAAATAATTGAATTGGTAATTGATGTATTTATGAAACTCGCTCACGGAAATCATTAATTGTCATTTCTAACCCTTCTTTAAGTGCAATAGTCGGTTGCCAATTAAGATAGGTTTTAGCTTTGGTAATATCAGGTTGTCGTTGTTTAGGATCATCCTGGGGTAAAGGTTTATAAATTAACTCAGCATCAGGATTAATCATTCCTTGAATCATTTGAGCTAATTCTAAAATCGTATATTCTCCAGGATTTCCTAAATTAACGGGCCCAATATAATCGTTATTCATTAATCGGATTAATCCTTCTACTAGGTCAGAAACATAGCAGAAACTTCGAGTTTGAGAACCATCTCCATAGATAGTTAGTGGTGTCTTTTGTAATGCTTGAACAATAAAATTACTCACCACACGACCATCATGTTCTAACATTCTGGGCCCATAAGTGTTAAAAATTCGAGCAACTCGAATGTCGACTTTGTGTTCTCGATGGTATTCAAATGCTAGGGTTTCGGCCACTCGTTTTCCTTCGTCATAGCACGCTCTTGGCCCAGTACAGTTGACATTACCTCGATATTCTTCGGGTTGAGGATGAACATCGGGATCACCATACACTTCTGAGGTTGAGGCCAGTAATAATCGCGCGTTAACTCGTTTAGCGAGTCCCATCATATACAATGTCCCTAACACATTGGTTTTAATGGTTTTAACGGGGTTAAATTGATAATGAACAGGGGATGCTGGACAAGCCAAATGATAAATTTGATCCACTTCGAGACGAATCGGTTCGGTGATATCGTGACGAACCAATTCAAAGTAGGGATTGTCAAACCATTTTAGGATATTGCGTTTATGGCCAGTATAGAAGTTATCCAAACAAATAACATCATGTCCTTGTTCCATTAAACGATCTATTAGATGGGAACCGATAAAACCGGCCCCTCCTGTTACGAGGATTCTCATGTAAGTAATCTATTTAAAATTTGACATTAATTTTAACTTATCTTTGAGGTATTTTTTAAACAAAAATTTTTTTTTGATGAAAACTTTGACTAATTATTTTAGCTAGAGACACGATGGGTGAGAATCCCGTGTCTAGAATTAAACACCAAATGTTAAACTGAATAATCCTGATGGGAGTAAGACAATTGCTGGCCCTGACGGCAATAAGTTTCATCTTAACTATTATTAATAATTATTTATTTAATGGTGTACAAACGCATTCCAAAGTAGCTATTAATTTAACCCCATATTCGTCTTCAAATACAATCTTTTTATACTCTAAATTCCATAATTCTAAAGCACAATCATCATCAGGATTGACAGCAACTAAATGTAAATGAAGCTTTTTGTATTCAGCATCATATTTACACTCTATCTCTTTAATTGCTTCAATTTGTCGCCTATCTAAAGCTACTGCTAACCGTAAAATAGCACTGAGTTGTTTAATTATTTTTCTGTATTTATCAGGCAATTTACTATAGTCTTCATGCTTTCTTTTTGGAGAACTTTTGCGATGATAACGAGCAATATTTGCAATAGTTTCTAAGTCAATTTCTGCAAAACCTAATAACTCACCATGACGAATTAAATAATAAGAATGTTTATGATGAGCCGCATGACTAATATATAAGCCACAATTATGTAAAATACTCGCAGACCAAAGTAATTCTCTTTCTTCATCTCCCCAATAATGGAGAATGCCTTTAAGTTGATCAAATAAACTCAAAGCAAACTGAGCAATTCTTTCACTATGAACTAAATCAACTTGATATTTACGAGCAATTTTGATGACACTGCGCTGACGAACTTCACTTTGATAACGCCAACGATTATCAATTAATCCATGAGTTAACATCCAATCTACAATCATGCCTTCTCGTAAAGCGCGCTCACAAATAACGATATTTTCTAACTCTAACATCGTCATTGCTTCAAGTAAAATTGTCGATCCCGCTAAGATAATTTCGGCTCTTTTATCCGACATTCCTGGTAAAGAAAGCCGTTCTTTATAATCCATTGAGGCAAATTTTCTGAATAATTCTTGAATCCCTTGACGAGTCATTTGATAACCTTGGAAGGGGTTAGGAATTTCTCCTAAATGTTCATAAGCATGAAGGGTTGCCAAGGTTTGAATAGTTCCTGATGTCCCTACTAATTTAGGGGTTTCATTCTTATTTAATTTCTGACGTAATTCATCAATAGGACGTTCTAGCATTCCTCTTACATAGGCCTGTAAATTAGTCAATTCTCTGTGACTAATCGGATCAGTGCTGACAAATTCTTGAGTCAGTCTGACTGCACCTACCTTAGTACTACTTAAAAACCGAGGTTCTTGAGAGTCTGCTAAGATAATTTCGGTCGATCCTCCCCCAATATCAATGATAATATGGGGTTGATCCTGAAAATCCATTACGGATAAGACCCCTAAATAAATGCGACGCGCTTCTTCATAACCGGAGATCAAATTAACCATGATCCCCACTTCTGTGTCAATTCGATCTAAAAAAGCTTGTCCGTTAGACGCTTCTCTGGTTGCACTCGTGGCAACTGCCACTAGGTGATCTACATTAAGACTTATTGCGAGATCTTTACACCGTTGCAAAGACGCGATCGCTCGTCCCATGGCCTCAATGGTAAGTTCTCCTGTTTTGGGGTCTCGTTCTCCTAACCGGACAGTATCTTTTTCTGTGGTAACAATGGTAAAAGCGGCTAGAGTTTTATCGATATCTACCACTACCATATGAATTGAATTAGTACCAATGTCGATCGCTCCTAACCGACAGAAGTTGAGGAAGTCTGTCATTATCGGTTTAGCCCCTACCCTAACTTGTGATCTGTAGTTTCTTGTGGCCCTTTGTCTAACTTAAGAATTATACAGATTTAAGGGGCATTTTTTTCAAGGTTTTCCGCTTCTAATTAACCAACCCACAACCCCTCCAATTGTACCACTAAAGATAGAACTTATCACTGCTGTCACAAAAACTAAACCAATTTGTTTCCAGTTTTTTAGTTCTCCTACTTTTTCCGCTAAATCTGGGATTTTAGACATTGATGGTTTCCAATCTTCTAAACGATTTTCTATCACAGTTAGTCGCTTATCTATTGTGTTCATATCTTGCTTAATCTCATCAAAACGACTATTAATAAGATCTTTTAATTCTTTGAGGTCGGATTCTGTTACCGTTGACATCTTACTTTATTTTCTTATAATTTTGGATCTATCCCAGACTCCTCGAATTACCCAGGTGACTGTACCACTAATGAGGGCTGTTAGGGTAATGATAACAATTTGTCTCCAATTTTTCAATTCTCCCACTTTTTCTGCTAAATCTGGAATCTTTTGCACGAGTGGTTGTTGACTTTGCAAACTACCTTCAACTTTGCCTACACTAACTCTCAAATCACTAATTTCTTTTTGAACCCCTGTTATCTGTCCTTTAATTTCATCAAAGCGACTATTAATAAGATCTTTCAATTCTTTGAGGTCGGATTCTGTTACAGTTGACATCTTACCTTATTCTCCCATGATTTTTGGTCTATCCCCTAGCTGTGTGCTAGGGGACTAATTTTATTATCCTAGAACTTACACCTCATGGTCCAAAAAAAACCGTTTTCTCGTTGTAGTTAAACAAGCACCAACACTTAATAATTGTTTATTAGAACTACCTGTAGTGTCAATTTATGAATTGACAGCACAAAAATATTCAATTTCTAGAGATATTATGTAAATTATAATTAAGTAAAAATTATTCCATTGTCTTAACCGAATTAACCCAACCATGATCTAACCAATCAAAAATTCGTTCTAATTGAGATAAACTAATCAGTCCATATCCCCATAAAAGCATGGGTAAAGATGAATAAGGTAAATCAGGATGACGCTGTGCTAATTCAATAGATTCTGTGGGAATATTTAATTCTTGCCGTAAGAATTCAAGTAAAGGTTGTTGTTTATCAAAATTATACATTTTACACTTCCTCAAATTAGAAAAATTAATATTATTGGAGCGAGAATTTAGACTAAACAATTTGATTTAACCATTAGTGTAAGTCTAGTTCTTACGGATCAACCTCACCTAATTAGGTTCACCCAAGTGGGTGAATTTTTACCTAAACCTTTGTCACTCAGGGAAATCTCTCTGATGTCAAAATAGTTTACTGTTGAGCCGGGGCCGCCGCAACTTTTTGTACTAAATTTCAGGTCACATTGGGGGTACGATGGGGAGGAGAAAATATGCTCATATTTTACAACGGGGCTGTTCTATTAGTAATATTGTTAATATGGCCGTGATCGCGGTTTTGGATGCTCAAGAATTTTGATTTTTAGGTCGTTATATAAAGCTGTCACGGATTGTGTTATGTGATGTGCCATGTTACTATATATCACAGTCCAAACAGACTGAGATTACCATAACAAATTAGTAAAATAAAAAAATTGAGTCAAATATGGTTTTTAACTTAAAGCAAAAGGTCAAAAAATTTTTTCCTAATCTTAAAAAAGAAAAACCTGATTGGGAAATTAAGTATGAATTCAAACAACAATTTTTCCGATGTGCTTTTAAAGCGATTGAATACAATGGAATTGATGGAGATTATCTTGAATTTGGCTGTCATGGTGGAATGACTTTTGGCATGGCTTACAAAGAGATTGAGCGACGAAAACTACCCGTTAGAATGTGGGCATTTGATTCTTTTGAAGGCTTGCCTCCATGTCAAGGGGCTGAAGATCAACATCCAAAATGGGTAGAAAATTCTATGAAAACATCCCTTGAAGAATTTAATTTATTATGCTCGCGCAATGGAATTCCTAGCAATAAATATGAAACTGTTGTTGGATATTACGAGGATAGCTTGAATGAAACTTCAGAAATAAAATTGCCGAATAATATTTGTCTAGCTTACATTGACTGTGATCTATATTCAAGTACTAAAACTATTCTGGAATTTCTCAAGCCACGCTTAAAGCATGGAATGATTATCGCCTTTGATGATTACTACTGGTGGTCATCTGAAAACATATCTGGTGAACGTCGAGCAATGCTAGAGTTTTTTGATAATAATCCTCAATGGAACTTAGATCCTTATATACAATATGGATGGGCAAGTA
This window encodes:
- a CDS encoding DUF2949 domain-containing protein, yielding MYNFDKQQPLLEFLRQELNIPTESIELAQRHPDLPYSSLPMLLWGYGLISLSQLERIFDWLDHGWVNSVKTME
- a CDS encoding TylF/MycF/NovP-related O-methyltransferase: MVFNLKQKVKKFFPNLKKEKPDWEIKYEFKQQFFRCAFKAIEYNGIDGDYLEFGCHGGMTFGMAYKEIERRKLPVRMWAFDSFEGLPPCQGAEDQHPKWVENSMKTSLEEFNLLCSRNGIPSNKYETVVGYYEDSLNETSEIKLPNNICLAYIDCDLYSSTKTILEFLKPRLKHGMIIAFDDYYWWSSENISGERRAMLEFFDNNPQWNLDPYIQYGWASKSFVVENRKLLEGLGKS
- a CDS encoding UDP-glucose dehydrogenase family protein, producing the protein MRVCVIGTGYVGLVTGVCLAHIGHHVICVDNNEEKIKLMKSGQSPIYEPGLSDLMQGCTESGKLEFTSDLAAGVAHGEILFIAVGTPALPNGESDTRYVEAVARGIGSNLNGGYKVIVNKSTVPIGSGDWVRMIVLDGFNEQKNSNITPEFDVVSNPEFLREGSAVYDTFNPDRIVLGSNNDKAIAMMQQLYSPLVERKFGDDISLPPVPVVVTDLNSAEMIKYAANAFLATKISFINEVANICDRVGADVTQVAKGIGLDSRIGNKFLQAGIGWGGSCFPKDVLALIHTATDYGYETELLNAAVQVNKRQRLIAVEKLQQELKILKGKTIGLLGLTFKPDTDDMRDAPSLIIIEQLNRLGAKVKAYDPIVSQSGMSHGLSGVIIETDPEMLADSCDALVLVTDWQAFLTLNYGKMASLMINPVIIDGRNFLERSKLEQAGFRYVGIGR
- a CDS encoding UDP-glucuronic acid decarboxylase family protein, which encodes MRILVTGGAGFIGSHLIDRLMEQGHDVICLDNFYTGHKRNILKWFDNPYFELVRHDITEPIRLEVDQIYHLACPASPVHYQFNPVKTIKTNVLGTLYMMGLAKRVNARLLLASTSEVYGDPDVHPQPEEYRGNVNCTGPRACYDEGKRVAETLAFEYHREHKVDIRVARIFNTYGPRMLEHDGRVVSNFIVQALQKTPLTIYGDGSQTRSFCYVSDLVEGLIRLMNNDYIGPVNLGNPGEYTILELAQMIQGMINPDAELIYKPLPQDDPKQRQPDITKAKTYLNWQPTIALKEGLEMTINDFRERVS
- a CDS encoding Ppx/GppA phosphatase family protein translates to MTDFLNFCRLGAIDIGTNSIHMVVVDIDKTLAAFTIVTTEKDTVRLGERDPKTGELTIEAMGRAIASLQRCKDLAISLNVDHLVAVATSATREASNGQAFLDRIDTEVGIMVNLISGYEEARRIYLGVLSVMDFQDQPHIIIDIGGGSTEIILADSQEPRFLSSTKVGAVRLTQEFVSTDPISHRELTNLQAYVRGMLERPIDELRQKLNKNETPKLVGTSGTIQTLATLHAYEHLGEIPNPFQGYQMTRQGIQELFRKFASMDYKERLSLPGMSDKRAEIILAGSTILLEAMTMLELENIVICERALREGMIVDWMLTHGLIDNRWRYQSEVRQRSVIKIARKYQVDLVHSERIAQFALSLFDQLKGILHYWGDEERELLWSASILHNCGLYISHAAHHKHSYYLIRHGELLGFAEIDLETIANIARYHRKSSPKRKHEDYSKLPDKYRKIIKQLSAILRLAVALDRRQIEAIKEIECKYDAEYKKLHLHLVAVNPDDDCALELWNLEYKKIVFEDEYGVKLIATLECVCTPLNK